One Camelina sativa cultivar DH55 chromosome 3, Cs, whole genome shotgun sequence genomic window carries:
- the LOC104776651 gene encoding uncharacterized protein LOC104776651, producing MASPRVVSQNRKSDDLEIVSVGVLYSGSSWDKKYWSSSRGKDRFPYPVGYRAVRDHNGNTYYMEIEEGAKGPLFLIRYLDESWTGQTPDIAWGKFQKTGFSHLKIWHGKRFACKMNGMEFFGFKNPLVQRLLREFVTNSHGMLESTSSSRTSQIRTNDETPAMCANPNLVYYLDMPVARKKRSRKPGITYQNSVVKEGHKKQRFQDSLSDGEILNSAAGSIFSVKGEVETVGLKVVPPEQLHASHATNENSSLTSEKPSPVKVVIPIQEIDPLPDSYKSKPLSKFPEELHGLQEKEKENKPNDDIFLHESQNMTDSSLCAPDTLDFQQDNNICSAPKIDDDTSCEQKEELTLANMVVGEGLLAEPDAEDLANSTLNLSSKNSDFDSADQETVKSMMSFLLPQAIPLLKKFSCKKPPTNYMSDNCKTSQLDDASGTAVSLSIRNSSGDDENMQVAAPDPDQDFASNVSIAPDSFDESHLDGPRSGHIISSSKEAYPADLPKIPVAEEHVATVNDLSVSALTTTKIIGPSSHDVSTIVDENIQHQYVKKSMSIPQCNNSSNMILSQESKELSAGDGNLSQTEHHSENKEPKSSVCCSTEGNGFVVGTAPTEVGSVKKEKHKVYSRKRVSTNQKQRNRNSSSESKNSCRNNGGDDSIRNMSPVKIPRFMEIQPALSTNSESNRTNPRGNENGHVTEKYQGPELVKVNNNTLLVLKRNEALQQDMRSAHAFGNGSISPSSFPASKVEDFQANTGEACGIQVSEPPCTNSQYKENTSEKSTSVLESPASPNLKLNRDVKINNEMEKTAELLGCYFHPMPVSSVLLKSVGNEIYICVFSFATEDRVSTLFMYKISAKAPSKGFPSVIGHTSAKLPIVDDKSGRNRTLERSYFHFTPDGEHLLFTGDIKTPYCRKRDIDCSCLTCTTACFEENAVRIVQVKTGHVSLVTKLQAVDSVQCVVVCDPNYLIAAVKSGNLIVWGMNTHWRGPAEEFVILANPCISSCIVELKKIPRCPHLVIGHNGIGEFTIWDISKRSLVSRFVSPSNMIFEFIPSSLFAWHPIHSHSTMEDHIDMILAATKLWFSKGINNKTLVPAEVKDTAIWLLVSTDLDSKDKCDGVESPDRCWRVALLVKDQVILGSQLDPRATAASTVSGHGVAGTLDGLVYLWDLSSGAKLGFLHDFKGQRVSCISTDDSKNICIASEDGQLLVYCNPEK from the exons ATGGCGAGTCCAAGAGTCGTCTCACAAAATAGAAAGTCTGATGACCTAGAAATCGTCTCCGTCGGAGTTCTCTATAGCGGCTCCTCCTGGGATAAGAAGTACTGGAGTTCATCTAGG GGTAAAGACCGATTCCCTTATCCTGTGGGCTACAGAGCTGTTCGAGATCACAATGGGAACACATATTACATGGAGATTGAAGAAGGTGCCAAAGGACCTTTGTTTCTG ATTAGATATTTAGATGAATCATGGACGGGGCAGACCCCAGATATTGCATGGGGAAAGTTTCAGAAGACGGGATTCTCCCACTTAAAAATATGGCATGGAAAACGATTTGCATGCAAGATGAACGGCATGGAG TTTTTTGGCTTCAAAAACCCGTTGGTTCAGAGGTTGCTCCGGGAATTTGTGACCAATTCCCATGGAATGCTAGAATCTACCTCCAGCAGTAGGACCTCTCAAATCCGAACCAATGATGAAACGCCAGCCATGTGTGCAAATCCAAATTTAGTATATTATCTGGACATGCCAGTggctagaaagaaaagaagtagGAAACCTGGAATAACATACCAGAATTCAGTAGTTAAAGAAGGccataaaaaacaaagattccAAGACTCATTATCGGATGGCGAGATTTTAAATTCAGCAGCAGGGTCAATCTTCTCAGTAAAAGGAGAAGTGGAGACAGTTGGCCTGAAAGTAGTACCACCCGAGCAGTTGCATGCTAGTCATGCTACAAACGAAAATTCATCTCTAACATCAGAAAAGCCTTCACCAGTGAAAGTTGTCATCCCTATTCAAGAAATAGACCCGCTTCCTGACAGCTATAAATCAAAGCCATTATCCAAATTTCCTGAAGAG CTTCATGGTTtgcaagaaaaggaaaaggaaaacaaaccCAACGATGATATTTTTCTGCATGAGAGCCAAAATATGACTGACTCCAGTCTTTGTGCACCTGATACTTTGGATTTCCAGCAAG ATAACAACATATGTTCTGCTCCAAAAATAGATGATGATACAAGTTGCGAGCAAAAAGAAGAACTGACCCTTGCTAACATGGTAGTTGGGGAAGGGCTTTTAGCTGAACCAGATGCAGAGGATTTAGCTAACTCTACTTTGAATCTGAGTTCTAAAAATAGTGATTTTGATTCAGCTGATCAGGAAACTGTCAAATCAATGATGTCATTTCTACTTCCTCAAGCAATTCCACTGCTCAAGAAGTTCTCATGCAAGAAGCCTCCTACAAATTATATGTCAGACAACTGCAAAACGAGCCAACTTGATGATGCGTCAGGAACTG CTGTGTCACTGTCGATAAGAAACTCTAGTGGAGATGATGAGAATATGCAAGTTGCTGCTCCAGATCCCGATCAGGATTTTGCAAGTAATGTATCCATTGCCCCTGACAGTTTTGATGAGTCTCACTTGGATGGTCCTAGGAGTGGTCatatcatctcttcttccaagGAAGCTTATCCAGCAGACCTTCCTAAAATCCCTGTAGCCGAAGAACATGTTGCAACAGTAAATGATCTATCGGTTTCTGCTTTGACGACCACGAAGATCATAGGCCCATCTTCACATGATGTTAGTACTATTGTGGATGAGAATATTCAACACCAATATGTGAAGAAGTCCATGTCAATACCACAATGCAACAATTCATCCAACATGATTTTATCCCAAGAATCAAAGGAACTCTCTGCAGGAGATGGAAACTTGTCGCAGACAGAACACCACTCTGAAAACAAGGAACCAAAGAGTTCAGTTTGTTGTTCTACTGAAG GTAATGGTTTCGTGGTTGGCACAGCCCCTACTGAAGTTGGTtctgttaaaaaagaaaaacataaggtGTATAGCAGGAAAAGAGTCTCGAcaaatcaaaagcaaagaaacagaaattCATCTTCTGAAAGTAAAAACAGTTGCAGAAATAATGGAGGTGATGACTCCATAAGGAATATGTCTCCTGTTAAAATTCCACGTTTCATGGAGATTCAGCCGGCCTTGTCTACCAACTCCGAATCAAATAGAACAAATCCACGAGGAAATGAAAACGGTCATGTAACAGAAAAATACCAGGGTCCCGAGTTGGTGAAGGTGAATAACAACACATTACTCGTTCTAAAACGCAATGAGGCGTTACAACAAGATATGAGGTCAGCTCATGCTTTTGGAAATGGAAGTATATCACCATCCTCATTCCCAGCTTCAAAAGTTGAGGATTTTCAAGCCAATACTGGTGAGGCATGCGGCATCCAAGTTTCTGAACCACCTTGTACAAATTCTCAGTATAAGGAAAATACTAGCGAGAAAAGCACGTCTGTACTGGAATCTCCAGCTAGTCCAAATTTAAAGCTGAACAGGGATGTAAAGATCAACAATGAGATGGAAAAAACTGCTGAGCTGCTTGGCTGCTACTTTCATCCCATGCCTGTTTCATCAGTATTACTCAAGTCTGTTGGAAATGAAATCTATATTTGCGTGTTCAGCTTTGCTACAGAGGATAGAGTTAGTACCCTGTTTATGTACAAGATATCAGCTAAAGCACCAAGCAAAGGATTCCCCTCTGTCATTGGTCACACTTCCGCCAAACTCCCCATTGTGGATGACAAGTCTGGTCGAAAT AGAACACTCGAAAGATCTTATTTTCACTTCACTCCAGACGGAGAGCATCTTCTTTTTACTGGTGACATCAAAACACCTTATTGCAG GAAGAGGGATATTGATTGCTCGTGTTTGACTTGTACAACAGCCTGCTTTGAGGAGAATGCAGTGAGGATTGTCCAGGTGAAAACTGGTCATGTTTCTCTTGTGACAAAACTTCAAGCAGTTGACAGTGTGCAGTGCGTGGTGGTGTGCGATCCTAACTATCTCATTGCAGCTGTTAAAAGTGGAAACCTTATAGTTTGGGGCATGAACACGCATTGGAG AGGTCCGGCCGAGGAATTCGTTATACTTGCAAATCCTTGCATATCTTCATGCATAGTGGAACTTAAGAAGATCCCAAGATGTCCACATCTCGTTATCGGGCATAATGGTATTGGAGAATTTACAATATG GGATATTTCAAAGCGAAGCCTAGTATCAAGATTTGTATCTCCCAGCAATATGATCTTTGAGTTCATACCAAGCAGCTTGTTTGCGTGGCATCCTATACATAGTCATTCTACAATGGAGGATCACATTGATATGATTTTAGCTGCAACAAAATTATGGTTCTCAAAAGGgatcaacaacaaaacattgGTTCCAGCTGAAGTCAAAGACACTGCCATCTGGCTTTTAGTCTCTACCGATCTTGACTCAAAAGATAAATGTGATGGTGTAGAAAGTCCAGATAGATGTTGGAGAGTAGCTCTGCTTGTAAAAGACCAAGTTATATTAGGAAGTCAATTGGATCCGAG GGCTACTGCAGCGAGTACAGTATCAGGTCATGGAGTAGCAGGCACCCTTGATGGACTTGTGTATTTGTGGGACTTGTCCAGTGGTGCTAAACTTGGCTTTCTTCATGATTTCAAAG GTCAAAGAGTTTCATGCATAAGTACAGATGattcaaaaaatatatgcaTAGCAAGTGAAGATGGTCAGCTTCTGGTTTATTGCAATCCGGAAAAGTAA